Proteins encoded by one window of Flavobacterium sp. N502540:
- a CDS encoding efflux RND transporter periplasmic adaptor subunit, translating to MKNNIIKSTAILFTALVVLSCEKKKEEAPKAEIEPKVETFLLAKEKLTTELRLPAELTGFQQVDLYAKVSSFVKLLKVDIGSKVKKGQLLIVLEAPEISSQLAAAESRLKSMEAIYATSKSTYNRLYETSKVEGTISKNDLEMASGKKNSDYAQYQAAIAAHKEISIMRGYLEIRAPFDGVVAARNVNLGTFVGPAGKGSDLPLLTIQQQDKLRLAVSVPELYTGYLHNGDEMSFNVKSLPDTFTAKITRMSGALDLKLRSERVEMDVHNTQTNLLPGMVAEVLLPLNAKDSTFVIPKSALVNSAEGLFVIKVLNHKATRVDVKKGREIDDKVEVFGDLNLKDKLVKIASEETKDGDVINE from the coding sequence ATGAAAAATAACATTATAAAATCTACAGCGATACTATTTACAGCTTTAGTTGTACTAAGCTGTGAAAAGAAAAAAGAAGAAGCGCCTAAAGCGGAAATCGAACCTAAAGTCGAAACTTTCCTTTTGGCCAAAGAAAAACTGACTACAGAGTTGCGCTTACCGGCAGAATTAACCGGTTTTCAACAAGTCGATTTGTATGCCAAAGTAAGCAGTTTTGTAAAATTGCTGAAAGTAGATATTGGTTCGAAAGTAAAAAAAGGACAGCTTTTAATTGTTCTTGAAGCACCAGAGATCAGTTCGCAATTGGCTGCTGCCGAATCGAGATTAAAATCGATGGAAGCCATATACGCCACCAGCAAAAGTACCTACAACCGTTTGTACGAAACGAGCAAAGTTGAAGGAACCATTTCTAAAAACGACTTAGAAATGGCCAGCGGAAAGAAAAACTCCGACTACGCACAATACCAGGCAGCCATCGCGGCACACAAAGAAATCTCAATTATGAGAGGTTACTTAGAAATCCGCGCCCCTTTTGACGGAGTGGTAGCCGCCAGAAATGTCAATTTAGGAACCTTTGTTGGTCCTGCCGGAAAAGGTTCCGACTTACCTTTATTGACCATTCAGCAACAGGATAAATTGCGTTTGGCCGTTTCGGTACCGGAATTGTATACCGGATATTTACACAATGGTGACGAAATGAGTTTCAATGTAAAATCGCTTCCGGATACTTTTACCGCTAAAATTACCAGAATGTCCGGCGCTTTAGACTTAAAACTGCGTTCCGAAAGAGTCGAAATGGACGTTCACAACACCCAAACCAATTTATTACCCGGAATGGTAGCCGAAGTTTTATTACCGCTTAACGCCAAAGACAGCACGTTTGTCATTCCGAAATCGGCATTGGTAAATTCAGCCGAAGGTTTGTTTGTCATCAAAGTTCTGAACCACAAAGCCACCCGAGTTGACGTTAAAAAAGGAAGAGAAATCGACGACAAAGTGGAAGTTTTCGGAGATTTAAACCTTAAAGATAAACTGGTAAAAATCGCCAGCGAAGAAACTAAAGATGGGGATGTTATTAATGAATAG
- a CDS encoding DUF6731 family protein, whose amino-acid sequence MAKKYKKTKINYYQIKVNLKNAPTQKIKDVKSKFKKAIGFKNLKVQFIDQGDGTVSAIESREINVRYLGGALVYTQEKNIPPKWNQENKKLEAININGFNGLGYDAAFFYDSENMIIAIESKVPGPTLESFCNLLRQNFTLPNFEIIVVTSTNDYEKFLNSKGVRNLEIKMLSLDNVPEKKSKIRGVMETKDLVDTIEGSYIDVKIAAGSDRNKLLNFNAIKQLANFAVTSAGFKHEVTKFKVDIVDLDSGKVEPIDLITNRIFDYIQVEQVTTINKFSITEKITQIEGFYLKRRPKLDKAYRI is encoded by the coding sequence ATGGCAAAAAAATACAAAAAAACAAAAATAAACTACTATCAGATAAAAGTAAATTTAAAAAACGCTCCAACTCAAAAAATTAAAGATGTAAAATCAAAGTTTAAAAAAGCAATTGGCTTTAAAAATTTAAAAGTCCAATTTATTGACCAGGGAGATGGGACTGTTTCTGCTATAGAATCAAGAGAAATAAATGTTAGATATTTAGGCGGTGCTTTAGTATACACCCAAGAGAAAAACATTCCTCCAAAATGGAATCAAGAAAATAAAAAGCTAGAAGCAATAAATATTAATGGCTTTAATGGATTAGGTTATGATGCTGCTTTTTTTTATGATTCTGAGAATATGATTATTGCTATTGAAAGTAAAGTACCTGGTCCAACACTAGAATCATTTTGTAATTTATTAAGACAAAATTTTACACTACCAAATTTTGAAATAATTGTAGTAACTTCAACAAATGACTATGAAAAATTCTTGAATTCTAAGGGTGTTAGAAATTTAGAAATAAAAATGCTCAGTTTAGATAATGTTCCTGAAAAAAAATCCAAAATTAGAGGAGTAATGGAAACAAAAGATCTAGTTGATACTATCGAGGGATCATATATAGACGTAAAAATTGCAGCTGGAAGCGACCGAAATAAGCTTTTAAATTTTAATGCTATAAAACAATTAGCAAATTTTGCAGTTACATCAGCCGGTTTCAAACATGAAGTTACAAAGTTTAAAGTTGATATTGTAGATTTAGATTCTGGCAAAGTAGAACCGATAGATTTAATCACCAATCGAATTTTTGATTATATACAAGTCGAACAAGTTACTACTATAAATAAATTTTCTATTACTGAAAAAATCACTCAAATTGAAGGCTTTTATCTAAAAAGAAGACCCAAGCTAGATAAAGCATATAGAATTTAA